TCCCAGAAACAGTAACAGGAATCTCAAGGTTCTTACCATCAAAATTATACCGGATTTTAGAGGGAGCGTTAAGCTTGAGTAATGTAGGTTGAAAATTAGCTGCTATACTGTTAGAAGCGATAAATACGAACAATAAGGCAGAAATGATCGTTTTCATAGTAACCTTCTTCCCTTATTTATCAGAGTGTGTTATAAATTAAATCGATACATCTTTGTTGCATAAAGATAACCCATTGAATCACCTCCTAAAAATATGTATAGAATTTTACAAAATCAAAACAGATCCTTCAGCGGTACATCGATGCGATAGACCTCGAAACAGGAGGGTTTGCCCTTTGCTCCCAGCTTGTTGACTGCCCGGACACGAAGCGTGCTTTTCCCTGATGCAAGCGCCCAGGTCCAGCGGTCTCCTTCGATTTTTTTCCAACCATTATCATTCTCATCCATCTCGAAATGACTGAAATTCGGAGTATATGTCTCGAACCGCAGATACAGGTACTTGTTGCTGTGGGCAGTTGTGGCATCCACATGCACGAGATTGAGATCTGGCGCGATATCGCGGGGGCGGTCCGTATACCACGTGTACTGACGCATGGGAGGCGTACGGTCATCATAGTAACATATGTAACCATTCCAAGGCCACGAGGTGGCACCGTGCGTAAGCGGGAGGGGAAAAGGTTTTTCATAAAAATTGTTGCGCGGAACCGCGCGCATGTAAATAGAGAGCGTGAGACCCTCATACCATCCCCACTCAGGCTGGTGCCAGGTCGTCGAACTGCGGGACTCCGGCGGTTTCTTGTCCAGGGCCCTGATCCTTTCCTTCTGGTGTTCAAAACTGGTCAACTCGTTCATCCAGTCGATAGGTTTATCCGGATGAAGATATTCCTTGTTCATGTTGTGAAGTTCAAGCAGGCTCATTGGTATGAGCGTTTCATCGCTTACATCATTGTGATTCCCATAGCTTGACTCCATGTAGACCCACTTGCCAAAATCGTCGCTCCATAATTCAGCCATCTCGTGATTCATCCCGTTAATCAGCCGCCCCTGGATGCCATATGCCATGCACAGGCCCATCAGGAGATTGTTGAACTGTATGCACATGCCAACCGAACCGTGCTTGTCAATCCTGTCGAGAATGGAGAGTGCGTCCCACCCGGGATAGCCGGGCATCGGAGTCCCGTATTTGCGGGTAGTGCGGGTAGCGGCGTATTCCCGCAGTTTCACGATCTTCTCGAACTCGGTCTTGCTTCCCGCGACGACATCGTCGAGATTCTCGCGGGCACGAACCTCCTTGAACTCTGGACGGTCCCAAGGCTCCCATTCCCACGCGACGGATGAATACTTGATATCCGGATTCTCGCACCTGGCCACCTTGATGCTGGTGTGCTGCGGCATGCCCTCTAGAAGCTCGGCAGTAAGATGCGCCGATTTCACCACGGGAGATTTGAGCGGATTCGTTGTTGACAGCACCGCCCTGAGTTGAACGTACCGTCCGTCCATGACCCGGTCATCCATCTCAATGTCGACGGTAGAGCCGGTCCCGATCAGTTCGTACTGGCTCCAGTCACTGGAAAACGGCCCCGGATTTGTTCCTTTGCGAAGATAATACTCGACTGATGTTCCCTCTGGCACCTCAGACTGAACAGTGAGTTTCAGCTTTTTGAATATGCGTACCGGGACGATAAAGTCTTTCGCATCACCTCTCCAGAGGTCGATCACAGGGCTTTCCAGCCAGCCTGTTTTTACGTAGCGGTCGAGGCTTATCCGCGCTGTGTATTCGGCGAGAGTTTTCCCGAGGGGACCGAAAGGACTCTCCTTCCACGTCTCGCCGCCATCGGTGGACTTGAAAGAGGTTTTGCCAACTTCCTTTGGATCTCCGCCGCCATGCTCGAACTCATCGGCGCGTGCGAGGAATAATCTCCAACCCTCATCTTTGGAAGCGGCTTCAGGGCAATAAAACTCGATAACATTCCTGCCTTTTTTCAGCCACGCGGGAGGAAATTCCGTCCACCGGAACGAATTGTGAACCTTTTTGGGGTCCCATTTATCGACCTTGGCGTTATTACCGTTGACACTGAATCC
Above is a genomic segment from Candidatus Latescibacter sp. containing:
- a CDS encoding transglutaminase-like domain-containing protein, which produces MEKRSLILSGFLVAILGISFAARGDPVTTKWGGDAQMLYDNGFMHMLMKNPQGGVYLFNMDLIENDSPGAGDSEKGDWMDSIWGKNRSRKLLVLDDPRAEKAYLVAWYGQGKYPLGFSVNGNNAKVDKWDPKKVHNSFRWTEFPPAWLKKGRNVIEFYCPEAASKDEGWRLFLARADEFEHGGGDPKEVGKTSFKSTDGGETWKESPFGPLGKTLAEYTARISLDRYVKTGWLESPVIDLWRGDAKDFIVPVRIFKKLKLTVQSEVPEGTSVEYYLRKGTNPGPFSSDWSQYELIGTGSTVDIEMDDRVMDGRYVQLRAVLSTTNPLKSPVVKSAHLTAELLEGMPQHTSIKVARCENPDIKYSSVAWEWEPWDRPEFKEVRARENLDDVVAGSKTEFEKIVKLREYAATRTTRKYGTPMPGYPGWDALSILDRIDKHGSVGMCIQFNNLLMGLCMAYGIQGRLINGMNHEMAELWSDDFGKWVYMESSYGNHNDVSDETLIPMSLLELHNMNKEYLHPDKPIDWMNELTSFEHQKERIRALDKKPPESRSSTTWHQPEWGWYEGLTLSIYMRAVPRNNFYEKPFPLPLTHGATSWPWNGYICYYDDRTPPMRQYTWYTDRPRDIAPDLNLVHVDATTAHSNKYLYLRFETYTPNFSHFEMDENDNGWKKIEGDRWTWALASGKSTLRVRAVNKLGAKGKPSCFEVYRIDVPLKDLF